A window of Pseudoalteromonas sp. MEBiC 03607 genomic DNA:
ATCATCAGTATGTTGCTCGTAGGTGTCTAACACTTGTTTAATGACTTGCATCGGATGCAGCATCTTGGTGTTAAGAGCAAATGACAAGCGGCTGTGATACAAAGACCATTGATGCTGTGAATTGCAGGTCATTGCGTCTTGAAATTGGCCAAAATGGGGCAGCAGGTTTTCACAAAAAAAACGCAGCAGTTGTTTGGCATCATTACGAGTAGTTGGCCACAGCAAAGTTTTTCCGCATTCGCCAAATGTATTTACTTTATGTTTTTCGATACGTTTTAAGATGTGGCTCACGTCATGGCTAAAACATAATGGAGCTGGGATTTTATCAAGGTCGTTTTGTTTTAACTTATTTCTGTTTTGCTGGTCAAAATTCCATTGCCCGCCGCAAGGTTGATTATCGTCGTCTATGAGAATATTAAAGCGCTTTCTCATTGCACGATAGAAAAATTCCATTTTGACGTGTTTATCTTTTTTAAAGTGCGTACTTATATCTTCAAACGGCAGTAGAAAGTGCTCTGTATCATAGCCTTTGACGTCTAAATCACTTTGCTCAGCAAATTCTGACATTTGTTTTTTTAGTCTGAACTCATCAGGGTATTGATATTCAATAGTGCTGCATTGATAGTGTTTGGCCAGTCGGGTCAACAATTCACACAAGGTGCTGTCATCTTTTGTATCATCAAGCGTAAGGAGTAGGCAATTTAACCCGACTTTATCAAGCGCCTTAGCAAAGTTTTCCATGGCTGCGAAGAATGCTGCTACCTTTTGGATATGGTGCTTCACATAGTTTGTTTCTTGTTTTAATTCGGCAACAACATATAGTATATGTTGTTGATCTTGCTCTTTGTACCAGCTGTGGTTGGCGTTTAGCTGGTCGCCAAAAATAAATCGGATGGTAGAAAATTGCACGCTGTGTATACCCAGTCTGAGGTAAATTATTCTTTACGACGTAAACCTGAATATCGATCTATTATAGAGTATGAATAGCTATTAGGGTGTTACCATTTAATTGATGTACACCACTACGGAAGGTGAAATATGAACAATAATGTCATTCAATTAGTAATTGCCATCACAGGGGTGTTGGCAAGTTCAATTGCAAATGCGGCCATTTACAAGTGCGAGCATGATGGTACTGTTGAATTTAGTCAGCAACCATGTGGTGTTGATGCAAAGCTGATAGTTATCGAAGACCATCAGCTTCAAACTAACCCTAACTCAGTACCTAAACCTGTCGCACTTGCTAAGCAAAATGATGAGCTTGATAGATATATTCGTTTGAAACAAATCGCTGTGAAAAAGGCTGAGCATTTCGATAAGATAGATACCTATACCGCGCGATTAAATAGTGAAATAGCTGCATTGAATAATCAGGCAGATGAGTACTTTCGCTCTTCATTTGGAGCAAAAAAGGCAGTCGCAGTAGCTGAACAAATGACTGCTGTTTCAGAGCGTTATAATTTATTAATCGATAATGAACAACGTAATATTGATAGGTTAAATGCAGAGCAAGCTAGCTTAGAGTCAACGCTATCAAAGACTGAAAACACCGAGATTGATAGCTATATTCGTAGTGAACAGATAAAGCGAAAAATGACTGAACACAAGAACAAGATAGACAGCTATTACGATGAATTGAATCAACAGATAGTCAAATTACAACAGCAAGCTGATAAACAGGCAATTAATCTTAGTAATGTGAATAAAGATTATGCGTTGTCCGCCAAAATGAGTGCAGTAACTAAAAAGTACAATACTCTAATTGCAGTAGAACAACGCCAATTAGACAGATTGAGTAATGAGCTGGTTAAATTATGAGGTTCGTCTTACTGCGAAATTGTCTTGCAGTGGTATGACATTGCTGTATGAAAACAAATAGCACTTAACGATATTTGCAAAAAGGCGAGTTGCTAATTGCCACGCATCTTTAAGTTGTTCACTCATAGGTTCTTGCATTGATTCAACGGTTTTCATAAAAGCATTCGTTAAATTATCTATATCTTGACTTGTTACGTTTAAAAAACTGAGGTTGTTGGCTAAGTATTCTATGAAAGGTGTTACTTGTTTCAAATCATCTAAGTGCATGACAACTTTATTCAAAGCACAAAAAAGCAGATAACTACGCCTATTAATACTTTCTTGACTGGGCAGGGTCATGTGTAAACTGTGCTTATTTGCCAGTGTGTGGAACTGTAAAGTAAATTGATGGAAATTAGGTTTTAAATGTTTAATGTTTTGCTGTAAAAGCCTTTTTTGTGCAGTGGATAAACTCATCGCAGCTCACTTATATAGTCTTGGCTATAGGTTGTTCTTATTATATGACTTAATATAGACCAGATTTAATAAAACAATAAATTTTATGACAATGCTGTCATAAAATTTTTAGGTAAAAAATAGTCTAACTAATTCATGCTGGAAGGTTGCTAATTGAGCGCTACATGCTTATAATGGCCGCCATTGAATTGAGGTGTTAATACTCGATTAGATGATATTAAGTAATTTACTTTAATATCGATTGGCGCGGGATGGAGCAGCCTGGTAGCTCGTCGGGCTCATAACCCGAAGGTCGTCGGTTCAAATCCGGCTCCCGCAACCAACTACATACTAAGGCATTTTAAATGCGCTTAGTGTGCTCAGTAATTAATTTACTGTATGAAGTCGCGCATTCTGGGTAATGCGCGTTTTGCGTTTAGGCTATCTAGTTTAATTTAGTCAGATATTTGACTCGCAACCAAGCTTGGCCCTAGGCCACACAGTTTTATGCTTTAGGT
This region includes:
- a CDS encoding cryptochrome/photolyase family protein, coding for MQFSTIRFIFGDQLNANHSWYKEQDQQHILYVVAELKQETNYVKHHIQKVAAFFAAMENFAKALDKVGLNCLLLTLDDTKDDSTLCELLTRLAKHYQCSTIEYQYPDEFRLKKQMSEFAEQSDLDVKGYDTEHFLLPFEDISTHFKKDKHVKMEFFYRAMRKRFNILIDDDNQPCGGQWNFDQQNRNKLKQNDLDKIPAPLCFSHDVSHILKRIEKHKVNTFGECGKTLLWPTTRNDAKQLLRFFCENLLPHFGQFQDAMTCNSQHQWSLYHSRLSFALNTKMLHPMQVIKQVLDTYEQHTDDIDIAQVEGFIRQILGWREYVRGIYWQNMPQYSEKNHLNAQRSLPEYFWHGKTNMNCMQHAIKQSLETAYAHHIQRLMVTGNFCLLTAIEPTEVDAWYLGIYIDAIEWVEMPNTRGMSQFADGGLIATKPYAASGNYINKMSDYCKHCSYKVKEKTTDDACPFNSLYWHFMLEHEEQLSQNPRIGMIYKNWYKQDEALQQATLERANWCLNNLEKL
- a CDS encoding globin, coding for MSLSTAQKRLLQQNIKHLKPNFHQFTLQFHTLANKHSLHMTLPSQESINRRSYLLFCALNKVVMHLDDLKQVTPFIEYLANNLSFLNVTSQDIDNLTNAFMKTVESMQEPMSEQLKDAWQLATRLFANIVKCYLFSYSNVIPLQDNFAVRRTS